TACATTGCACCCCAGTAGTTTCTTGTTAAGGGCTACAACATCTTTTCCTAGTTGAACATTACAAAAACTACAATAATTATTTTTAGCCATTAGTAACACCCCAATATGATTGGTAAATTATTTAATAAGTTTGCATGAAATATCTGGAATATTTTTTCCACTAAACTCACTGTCAATAATCCCTAGTTGCTTCTTAATAATCCCACGCATAGACATAGCAGGATTAAGGCAATATTCAGCAAATTCTTCTATATTAATATCCTTCACATCTTTTACATTAGGGAAAAACAATTTTAGAAAACCTGTACACATTCTTTTTATAGCTTCAGTATCCCTAGTATCAGCACCTTTAGGAACTTTTAATAACTCATCAATCACTCCACGGTATACAATCTCATCCCTAAGAAGATGCATTATCTCTGAAAAATATTCCACATTAAGTGCCCATCCATTAGCCTTCATATTTTCCCTCATTCGAGGTATTTCCCAGCCTTTTATAAAACCGTGGAAGCGGTCAAGCAAAGCGGATTCGTGAAATATCTGTGGCAGTTGTTGAAACATATTTGCCTCAACATTCATAAGACTTTCATCAATATTTCCCAGCAGCACAAACCCAGCTTCTCCGGTACCTTTATAATCTCCAACTCTAAATTCTCCGCTCTCCAGATACCCCTTTAAAGCACCTTGAATTTCCTCTCGATTGGGGAAATTAATGCTTTGAATCTCATCTAATGCCACATAGTCATAATGGCTGATTAAACCATTGGTCTTCTTACTAACATCATAAAACAATCTTGCACGTGTAATGCTTCCACCACTAACCAGCCAACCATATTTGCTTATTTGAGAAAACAAATAAGATTTGCCCGTACCTTTTGGTGCCAATTCAATAAGGTTTATTCGCTTTTCTACAAAAGGTAAAAGACGGCTTAACATTGTAGTTTTTTGTGTCTTGTTTAGAAATCCGGCCGGGTTATAGTCTATTGAAGCCAGCAAAACGTCCACCCATTCTTCAGTTGTAAAATATTTCCTGGCTTCTTGAAAATATTCCAGCTCTACTTGATAGGGACAGAAGGGTCTGAAATCCACCATGTGTATTCTACTTTTATTAGCATCAATAATAAAACAAGCAAGTTCAATAATACCCCAAGTCTCAGTAGGACCTAATAGATAATTCTTGTAATTATCTAAAACTTCCTTTTCTACCACTGCTTCTCTCTTACGCTGGGGAAATCCAAAATCAGGCAAAGAAAACAAAGCCTCTCTTGTACTGATATCTATTTCCACCCTAACCTTTGCTAAAAATCTTACATTCAGTCCCTCGTGGGTCATAGTATGTTTTAGCTGCTCCCACTGCTCTTTTTTTGGGATTATTTTCTTTACATACTGACTGACTTCCTCTTTATCAAAATATCCATCTTCATCGGCAAATTTCATAACCAACCAGTCTCTGAGAAATGACGGCAGAGTGAGCGCAGAAAAAAATTTGCTTTGATTGGGTGATTTAAATACTAACATATCTCTAAAATACTCTTTTAACTTTTCTTGCATGAGTTACACCTCACAGCCCCATATCATTAATAGTTATGCCTTTTGTCAGCTCAAATGTTACTTTTCCAATGTTTTTATTATCAGCCCATAACGTGCCCCTGTACTGACCAGGTTTTAAATTTCTTAAAGTTATTTCCCATTTATTATCTTTGTACCTAGCTTCAAACCTGACGCTCCTAATTACTAGAGACAATTTTTCAACACGATCGCTTAATGTTAGATTGAGCACCGCTTCATTCTTCGCATTTAACCTTATTGTTGATGAATGTAAACTAAAAGTAATAACTCTGTTCTCTTCATTCTTCTTCTTAATAATTATCACAGGTACTAATATTTCTTCCAACGTAGCTCCACCATGAATCTCCCCTGCAATATGACCGCCAATACTGAATCGTCCATAGGTTTTAAAAATCAATTTATTCTCCTGCTCAATACAATCCGTGTAGTCAGTAACATTAAGAGTGCCATCATTTATACAATAGCGCCCGTACTTTTCTACCTTTATTCTTTCTGGCAAAGGAGTACTTTTTTGCTTGCTTATAGCTGCTAGACGGCTTGTACCATGGTCAGATGTAATAACTACGGAAGGATATGAATTCAATAAATTCACAGCATTTCTTATTATTTCTCTAATATGTCTGAACTCTTCTATAATATATTCGGGATAGCTGCATGCATAATTGTGTACGGCGCTGTCAAAATCTTTGTATATTCTGTAATTATCTGTACCTTCCCATCCTTTGTTGTACTCGGTAATTGTAGGTAAATTGGCACGAGCAATTTTATATTCATAATTGATATCAGGAAATTCATTACTTAAAATACCGTCTATAAGGCCTAACCATTCAGCCCCCATTCCATCCACCCAGTATACCATTCGCTGCTCACCAATCTCTTCAAGCAGTGAATTCCGTGGATGGTATTGCCAAAATATTTCATTATCTGCAACATCTTGCATCAAATTATGTATTATATCATTTACCATATCTGTTAGTTTTGCCCTTGTGTAATTATAAAAATATGTGTAGACAGTCGAGCTATTGTAGTCAGCAGTACACATATAATAGGCAAGTTCAGGGTAAACTACCGAAAGGTAATCATACCACTTTTCCTCATCTATGTTGTTGATTAGCAGTTCTTTTATAATTTCAATTGCTTTATATTTTTCCTCCTTAGTTATACAAGAAAAACATTTTAACTTTTGGATGTTATCGTCAATTGAATTGAATTTCTCCCAAAAGGTATTTGGAATACTATATATCCCAATATATTCAAGGAACTGCTTCCTTTCCTCAATTATAGCTTTTTCCGCCTCAGGGCCTTTTTCATTGATATCAAACACGCCATTAATAATGTTTTCTTTAAAAGAAGTATAATTATTACTGTTCCTCATCACATATTCCATATACCCATCAGGCTGTTCTATCTTACACCACACCCAGGCTAACCACTTTTGGTTTTCATCATATTCCTTCCAGTTTGCAAAAAGACTTTTAACGTTAAAACCAGCTAGATTAAAGACCCTCAAAAACAAGTTATTTAAATGCTCTCCTCTATTTGCTTGTGAGAGCAGCCAACCCCATTGTTCATCTTTCCCCCATTCCATCTTCAGTTCATCGCATCCGACAATATGATTCTTTAGCAATCCAAAATTACTATTGCATATTCTAATACAATAATCACCAGCTGTTTCTTTAAATGCCTGTGCAAATCCTGTAATAAGAAAACTGTTTTGTCTTGATGTCTTCTCCCAAATTTGCATGTACTGCTTTATGCCCCTTATCACATCTTCGCATAATATCGATGTTTCTATATTTCGGGGCATGATTTGCAAAGATACTTTCTCATCTTCTCCTGTATTCTTAATAGAAAAATACTTAGCACACTCACCTGGCATATTAAATCTGCTTACGCCCTTCATTTGTTCAAAAAATATGTTTTCAACCTCAAAAAGGGGAATATATGCCCGGCATTTTGTACCATTATTTATTCCCTCGGTCCTTTCTATCGTTGCCAGCTCTCTCAAGATAGCTCTCCTATTTTCAAAGATGCGCAAATATTCTGCTAATGGAATTACCAGCATGTTACTATATGAATGGCATTCTATTTTAGTTGTTAGGTCGTTTAAATTGGGTATAGTATCCTCACCACTGCAGCGTTCAGACAGCTTGTAAGTATAATCCGTCATGTCTTCAAGCAGTGTAACAACCTTGTGCCAATTATCCCGGCCCTTAATAAGGATAAACCGGACAGGGAATCGATCCCTATGTGCTTTATCCCTTAATAGTTCTTGCTTCAGTTCTTCTATTGTGTAAAAGGCCTTCATCCATCTCACCCCCTTTAGGGCTTATTTTTTCTTCAAGATCTTAATGCCCACCAGAGGTTCCTTTCTAATTAATTCCTTCAGGTATTCTTTTGCCTCTTGAGCAGAAAGTTCATCTATTTTCTGCAGTACCTCCTTATAGGTCTCTTGCCTATATGTCTCTGCCAAATAGTTCTGAACATGCTTGGAAATATCATCCTGCTTCAACCACCAGTCATAAATCTCTTCACCAAAATGCTTTATTATTTCACTTCTAATTGAATCCGCGTTTATATTATTTCTAACCAGATATGCATAATCCCCTGCAGCCTTATTAATAAAGGCCTCGTTTATTTTTTCGGCATCATGTAGTATAACAAAATGCTCTTTCTTCTGTTCCAATATAGCAATTGCATTCTCGATTTGTAAGTGGTCCTGTGTCTGACCATTGTTTATGACATTAAATGTATTAAGAAAAACCGAAGGGGTTATACCAGGTAGCCATAAAATTGGAACCCCTGATTTTCGACTCCATTCTCTAGGAGATGGTGTTCCGCTGATTTCCTGCCAAAGTTTCTTTAATCTCTGCATCAAGTGGTTGACCCTAAGGTTATTTAAGAGATTTTTTACAACCTGCTTGAAACGTTCTATATCATTATTAATAGCTGACTTTGGCAGTTTGTTGTAAATCTCGCTTATCTGTTCACTGGATACATTAACATCAGATATGCTTTGTAAATATTTCCCGAATATCTCTTCTAAATTGTTCAACACATTTCCAATGCCATCTCTATGTTCATCAAGCCTTAAGGCCAAGTCTCTCATGTTTATATTAGAAGAATCCAAATAGACGAAACCTATCAACAACTCTAAGGTATCTTTCACATTTCCAGCATAATCTCTAATAACAACCCAGGGTAATTTAACATTTTCAAAGATTTCTTTTATCCTGCGTAAAGCATCCTTAATACTAGTTGAAGTATATCCAATAAATTCATTCATGCTATTAAGCAAGCGATATTCATTCTCAATGGATTCAAGCACATCTTGTAAATTATCCTCTTTCCATAACCAATGGGCATCTTCAGTCATGCGATTTCTTATCTCGTCGATTATTTGGTTGAAATCTATCCCGGACTTCTCTGCAAGAATTAGTACATTGGGAGCAGTATTATCTATATAATGATTCATGCCCTTTTTAAAATTCTCCACATCGATTATTTGAGGTAATAGAGCTTTTACGCTATTCCAGGCCGATAATATTTCAGCTACTTTTTCTGCTATCTGCAGTTCGTCGGTCTCTCCTTCAGCGGAGATAAAATCACAAATAAGATTGATTACCTCATTCAACTTGCTTGTTATGTCCACATCCGCAATCTTTTGGTCGGGTAGATAATATTTAAGCGACCATAAGGGATATTTCTTTTCGGTTAGAAAACGCCTTATATTCTTTTTTATATCCCTCGGACAGCTCGCCTGCTCTTTGGTAAACTTAAAGGCATCCTGTAACGTATTGCAGAAAAACTCGTGTTCCGGTTTCATTTTAGCTATCGAGTAGTTTTCGTGGTTGCGCATCCCTTTCATAACGCTTTCTATGACGTCTGCAAGACCTTCGTGGCTCAATGGTACAGCATTGGACCCGTCATCTTTGTAGTAACCGCCATTTTCGGCATATTCTTTCATTAGAAACCCAAATAAGAAAGCGGCAACCGGCGAAGGAGCAAATCCAAAAGGCGCTTGCATAAGTTCATTCCATATATCCAATACATATACAGAATTGCTGGTTTCAATCAACTCCTTTACCTTTTGCTTCATCATGGAAACAGGGTGGGTGGGGTACAGGGCAAAGGTATTACTATCATGCCAGAAGCCTTTATTTTGTAATGATTCAACTATGTTCGAATACGGCCTCCTATAATTTTTAACACCCATACCCATCAATACCGCATCCTTTGAATAACCGAAAGGCTTATATAAGTTATCAATTTTACATACCGTTTCTGGCCCATAAGGATAAACTTGAGCACTGATTTTCTCCAGGTATTCTCTTAAGCCGCTCAGCTCAGTAAACTGGTAGTATTCCCCCCTGAAACACGCTGTCATGGTGGTTACCTCTACCTTTTTAATCCAGTTGTCAATAAACCTTTCTGCATTATCTTTATAATACCTCGCATTAGAACCATCGTTCATCTCTCGGGCATAGGCTTCCTTTGTCTTAGCGTCAAGCCAGTTCTTCCATTCTCTCTCACCAAAGGGCTGATTTACATTCACTAAGATGACACGGCTACCTTCACTTTTAATTTCTTTTATTGCTTGGTCAACCTTAACTAAGTCAGCGTCAGACTTAACTATTACAAATAGAACACCTATACTATA
This window of the Bacillota bacterium genome carries:
- the pglZ gene encoding BREX-4 system phosphatase PglZ, producing the protein MKAFYTIEELKQELLRDKAHRDRFPVRFILIKGRDNWHKVVTLLEDMTDYTYKLSERCSGEDTIPNLNDLTTKIECHSYSNMLVIPLAEYLRIFENRRAILRELATIERTEGINNGTKCRAYIPLFEVENIFFEQMKGVSRFNMPGECAKYFSIKNTGEDEKVSLQIMPRNIETSILCEDVIRGIKQYMQIWEKTSRQNSFLITGFAQAFKETAGDYCIRICNSNFGLLKNHIVGCDELKMEWGKDEQWGWLLSQANRGEHLNNLFLRVFNLAGFNVKSLFANWKEYDENQKWLAWVWCKIEQPDGYMEYVMRNSNNYTSFKENIINGVFDINEKGPEAEKAIIEERKQFLEYIGIYSIPNTFWEKFNSIDDNIQKLKCFSCITKEEKYKAIEIIKELLINNIDEEKWYDYLSVVYPELAYYMCTADYNSSTVYTYFYNYTRAKLTDMVNDIIHNLMQDVADNEIFWQYHPRNSLLEEIGEQRMVYWVDGMGAEWLGLIDGILSNEFPDINYEYKIARANLPTITEYNKGWEGTDNYRIYKDFDSAVHNYACSYPEYIIEEFRHIREIIRNAVNLLNSYPSVVITSDHGTSRLAAISKQKSTPLPERIKVEKYGRYCINDGTLNVTDYTDCIEQENKLIFKTYGRFSIGGHIAGEIHGGATLEEILVPVIIIKKKNEENRVITFSLHSSTIRLNAKNEAVLNLTLSDRVEKLSLVIRSVRFEARYKDNKWEITLRNLKPGQYRGTLWADNKNIGKVTFELTKGITINDMGL
- the brxL gene encoding BREX system Lon protease-like protein BrxL encodes the protein MQEKLKEYFRDMLVFKSPNQSKFFSALTLPSFLRDWLVMKFADEDGYFDKEEVSQYVKKIIPKKEQWEQLKHTMTHEGLNVRFLAKVRVEIDISTREALFSLPDFGFPQRKREAVVEKEVLDNYKNYLLGPTETWGIIELACFIIDANKSRIHMVDFRPFCPYQVELEYFQEARKYFTTEEWVDVLLASIDYNPAGFLNKTQKTTMLSRLLPFVEKRINLIELAPKGTGKSYLFSQISKYGWLVSGGSITRARLFYDVSKKTNGLISHYDYVALDEIQSINFPNREEIQGALKGYLESGEFRVGDYKGTGEAGFVLLGNIDESLMNVEANMFQQLPQIFHESALLDRFHGFIKGWEIPRMRENMKANGWALNVEYFSEIMHLLRDEIVYRGVIDELLKVPKGADTRDTEAIKRMCTGFLKLFFPNVKDVKDINIEEFAEYCLNPAMSMRGIIKKQLGIIDSEFSGKNIPDISCKLIK